A genomic window from Glycine max cultivar Williams 82 chromosome 17, Glycine_max_v4.0, whole genome shotgun sequence includes:
- the LOC100797008 gene encoding uncharacterized protein isoform X2, which translates to MVNVYGQVNESLAISNVVELFKLVFLSTSTDPQAPKLLDDILRRYSQHDLFAAFNYLKEKKVLVGGTGNERFELSQHFLQSVSKSPFPFNTGKQAVKFSAWLEERGKDLTEVGANLAEDLQCGDIFHLLALVSSGELSISPFLPDNGVGEAEDLRSAKRKYDTTESSYSDKAKKSKSFFGVEGEIISRREKGFPGIIISAHQTTISRADILNLLKDNDNYGQTFDEDFQLNIGQSSNYSLPDNILEITKSSDPVPLEENHSESPWEAMAGYARHLLSEYSNKKHAYAICAEVFRVVYAAIQKAGDQGLSMGEISRVINLPGAETDVLIVDALQAFEQALKVNAYDTVRVVDVLYRHKYFLTPMSDFHLCVVQPSSTKTIKKSDHTCELYELEDGVFYIICTC; encoded by the exons ATGGTTAATGTTTATGGACAAGTAAATGAATCATTGGCTATTTCAAATGTTGTAGAGCTatttaaacttgtttttttaagcacCTCAACAGATCCTCAGGCACCCAAATTACTAGATGACATTCTTCGGCGATACTCACAGCATGATCTATTTGCTGCTTTTAACTAtcttaaagagaaaaaagttttg GTTGGGGGCACTGGCAATGAACGTTTTGAACTATCACAACATTTCTTGCAgagtgtttccaagtcaccatTTCCATttaatactggaaagcaagctGTTAAATTTTCTGCATGGCTGGAGGAAAGAGGCAAAGACCTCACAGAAGTGGGCGCTAATCTTGCTGAAGATCTACAATGTGGGGACATTTTTCATTTGCTTGCTTTAGTCTCATCGGGTGAACTTTCAATTTCTCCATTCCTACCAGATAATGGTGTTGGAGAGGCTGAGGACTTGAGAAGTGCAAAGCGTAAATATGATACTACCGAGTCTTCATATAGTGATAAAGCCAAAAAGTCAAAATCCTTCTTTGGAGTAGAAGGTGAAATTATTTCTCGTCGGGAAAAAGGTTTTCCTGGTATCATCATTTCTGCACACCAAACAACAATTTCAAGAgctgatattttaaatttgttgaagGATAATGATAACTATGGCCAAACTTTTGACGAAGATTTCCAATTAAACATTGGCCAAAGCAGTAATTATTCACTTCCTGACAATATCTTGGAAATCACTAAATCTTCTGACCCTGTACCTCTGGAAGAAAATCATAGTGAATCACCCTGGGAAGCTATGGCAGGCTATGCACGACATTTGTTGTCAGAATATTCCAATAAAAAACATGCATATGCAATTTGTGCTGAGGTCTTCAGGGTTGTTTATGCTGCCATCCAAAAGGCTGGTGACCAAGGATTAAGCATGGGAGAAATTTCCCGGGTTATAAACTTGCCAG GAGCAGAGACAGATGTCTTGATTGTTGATGCTCTTCAAGCATTTGAGCAAGCCTTAAAG GTTAATGCTTATGATACTGTCCGTGTTGTTGATGTCTTATACCGTCACAAGTACTTTTTGACACCTATGTCTGATTTTCATCTTTGTGTTGTACAACCTTCCTCAacaaaaaccatcaagaaaagtGATCATACATGTGAGCTTTATGAATTGGAG
- the LOC100797008 gene encoding pentatricopeptide repeat-containing protein At2g13600 isoform X1 codes for MSYMQLSQKFYDAFKLCGSPPIARKLHAQLILSGLDASLFLLNNLLHVYSNCGMVDDAFRVFREANHANIFTWNTMLHAFFDSGRMREAENLFDEMPLIVRDSVSWTTMISGYCQNGLPGHSIKTFMSMLRDSNHDIQNCDPFSYTCTMKACGCLASTRLALQLHAHVIKLHLGAQTCIQNSLVDMYIKCGAITLAETIFLNIESPSLFCWNSMIYGYSQLYGPYEALHVFTRMPERDHVSWNTLISVFSQYGHGIRCLSTFVEMCNLGFKPNFMTYGSVLSACASISDLKWGAHLHARILRMEHSLDAFLGSGLIDMYAKCGCLALARRVFNSLGEQNQVSWTCFISGVAQFGLGDDALALFNQMRQASVVLDEFTLATILGVCSGQNYAASGELLHGYAIKSGMDSSVPVGNAIITMYARCGDTEKASLAFRSMPLRDTISWTAMITAFSQNGDIDRARQCFDMMPERNVITWNSMLSTYIQHGFSEEGMKLYVLMRSKAVKPDWVTFATSIRACADLATIKLGTQVVSHVTKFGLSSDVSVANSIVTMYSRCGQIKEARKVFDSIHVKNLISWNAMMAAFAQNGLGNKAIETYEAMLRTECKPDHISYVAVLSGCSHMGLVVEGKHYFDSMTQVFGISPTNEHFACMVDLLGRAGLLNQAKNLIDGMPFKPNATVWGALLGACRIHHDSILAETAAKKLMELNVEDSGGYVLLANIYAESGELENVADMRKLMKVKGIRKSPGCSWIEVDNRVHVFTVDETSHPQINKVYVKLEEMMKKIEDTGRYVSIVSCAHRSQKYHSEKLAFAFGLLSLPPWMPIQVTKNLRVCNDCHLVIKLLSLVTSRELIMRDGFRFHHFKDGFCSCRDYW; via the coding sequence CCAACTCATACTCTCCGGTTTGGATGCTTCCCTTTTCTTACTCAACAATCTACTGCACGTGTACTCCAACTGCGGCATGGTAGACGATGCTTTTCGCGTTTTCCGCGAGGCCAACCATGCCAATATCTTCACTTGGAACACCATGCTCCATGCCTTTTTTGATTCGGGTCGAATGAGGGAAGCAGAGAACTTGTTTGATGAAATGCCCCTGATAGTGAGAGACTCCGTTTCATGGACCACCATGATATCCGGCTATTGTCAAAACGGCCTCCCTGGTCATAGCATCAAAACTTTTATGTCAATGCTCCGGGACTCCAATCATGACATTCAAAACTGTGACCCCTTTTCCTATACTTGTACTATGAAGGCTTGTGGCTGCCTTGCCTCCACTCGGTTGGCTCTTCAGTTGCAtgcccatgtcatcaagttaCATTTGGGAGCCCAAACCTGCATTCAGAACTCCCTTGTTGATATGTATATTAAGTGTGGAGCAATCACTTTGGCTGAGACTATTTTCCTTAACATTGAAAGCCCAAGTTTGTTCTGTTGGAACAGTATGATTTATGGATATTCTCAATTATATGGACCCTATGAAGCTCTCCACGTGTTCACCCGAATGCCTGAACGTGACCATGTTTCTTGGAACACGCTGATCTCAGTGTTCTCTCAATACGGCCATGGGATCCGCTGTCTTAGTACGTTTGTGGAGATGTGCAATCTGGGGTTTAAGCCCAATTTCATGACTTATGGCAGTGTACTCAGTGCATGTGCTAGCATTTCTGATCTGAAATGGGGTGCCCATTTGCATGCTCGGATTCTTCGCATGGAACATAGCCTGGATGCGTTTTTGGGAAGTGGTCTCATAGACATGTATGCCAAATGTGGATGCTTAGCACTGGCGAGGCGTGTGTTTAACAGTTTAGGGGAACAGAATCAAGTTTCTTGGACTTGCTTCATTTCAGGGGTTGCACAGTTTGGACTTGGTGATGATGCTTTGGCACTATTTAACCAAATGAGGCAGGCTTCTGTGGTGTTGGATGAATTCACCCTTGCGACAATTCTTGGGGTTTGTTCAGGTCAAAATTATGCTGCCTCTGGGGAACTACTTCATGGATATGCAATCAAAAGTGGGATGGATTCCTCTGTTCCTGTGGGGAATGCAATCATTACAATGTATGCAAGGTGTGGTGATACTGAGAAAGCTAGTCTTGCATTTAGATCAATGCCACTAAGAGATACCATATCATGGACGGCCATGATCACTGCATTCTCTCAGAATGGAGATATTGACAGGGCCCGCCAATGTTTTGATATGATGCCTGAGCGTAATGTCATAACTTGGAACTCCATGTTAAGCACATATATTCAACATGGCTTCTCGGAAGAAGGGATGAAGTTGTATGTTTTGATGAGAAGCAAAGCAGTCAAACCGGATTGGGTCACTTTTGCAACATCTATCCGGGCCTGCGCTGATTTGGCTACTATAAAACTTGGGACACAAGTCGTATCTCATGTGACAAAGTTTGGGCTTAGTTCGGATGTTTCAGTTGCAAACAGTATTGTCACCATGTATTCAAGATGTGGACAAATCAAAGAAGCACGGAAAGTTTTTGACTCAATACATGTGAAAAACCTGATTTCCTGGAATGCCATGATGGCAGCATTTGCTCAAAATGGTTTAGGCAATAAAGCAATCGAAACATATGAGGCTATGTTGAGGACAGAATGCAAACCTGACCATATAAGCTATGTTGCTGTTTTATCTGGTTGCAGCCACATGGGGCTTGTAGTTGAGGGGAAACATTATTTTGATTCCATGACTCAAGTGTTTGGCATTTCTCCAACAAATGAGCACTTTGCTTGTATGGTAGATCTGCTTGGCCGAGCAGGGTTACTAAACCAGGCCAAGAATTTAATAGACGGAATGCCTTTTAAGCCAAATGCCACTGTTTGGGGTGCTCTACTAGGAGCATGCCGAATCCATCACGATTCAATACTAGCAGAAACTGCCGCAAAGAAGTTGATGGAATTAAATGTTGAAGATTCTGGAGGTTATGTTCTTCTAGCAAATATATATGCAGAGTCTGGGGAACTAGAAAATGTTGCTGATATGAGAAAGTTAATGAAAGTGAAAGGAATTCGAAAGAGTCCAGGTTGTAGCTGGATAGAGGTTGATAACAGGGTACATGTGTTTACTGTAGATGAAACCAGTCATCCACAGATAAACAAGGTATATGTAAAACTGGAggagatgatgaagaagatagaagatacAGGAAGATACGTTAGTATCGTCTCTTGTGCCCATAGGAGTCAGAAATACCATAGTGAAAAGCTTGCTTTTGCTTTTGGGTTGCTTAGTTTGCCACCTTGGATGCCTATACAAGTAACGAAGAATCTCCGCGTCTGCAATGATTGTCACTTGGTAATAAAGTTGTTGTCCTTGGTCACCTCAAGGGAACTTATCATGAGAGATGGATTTCGATTTCATCATTTCAAGGATGGGTTTTGCTCCTGTCGAGACTACTGGTAG